The DNA region CGGCGAGTTCGTCGAACGCGCCGAGCGTCCGCTCGGGGTCGTAGGCGTCGATGGGTCGGTGGACGTACAGCAGGTCCGCATACTCGACGTTCAGTCGCCGGAGACTCTCAGTCGCGCTCGACAGCACGTCGTCGTAGCCGAGTTTGTCGGCCCACACTTTCGTCGCGACGACGACGTCCTCGCGCGGTACGGAACTCCCGGCGAGCCCTCGGCCGACCGCGTCCTCGTTGTCGTAAATCTGGGCCGTATCGAGGTGTCGATACCCCCCGTCGAGCGCCGTCTGGACGCTCTCGACGCCCGACTCGCCGTCGAGCCCCATCGTTCCGAGGCCAACCGGTGGAAGCGTCGTCTCGCGGTCGCTCACGCGCCCGTACCCCCATCGAACGCGGAGGACTGCGGTGCCGGGTCGGTGACCGCCACGCCGTCGATATCGAGCAGTCCGGTGAGCGTCTCGATCTCGTACGTCGGTTCGACGTCGAGGAGATAGTCCGCGCGGTGTTCGCGACGGATGAACACCGAGTCGAGTCCGGCGTTGTGCGCGGCGAGCACGTCGGTGGCGCTGTCGCCGACGAACAGCGCGTTCTCGGCATCGAGATCCGCGAGGGCCTTGTCGACGTAGTGGGTGCTCGGTTTCTTTCGCGTCACGCTCTCGGGGATGGGTTCGCGGCCGTACGCCGTCTCGAACAGGTCCGTCACCCCGAAGTGCGAGAGCACGAAATCGACCGTCGCCTGCTGGTTCGAAGAGACGATGCCGAGCGGGTGGTCGAGCGAGCGCACGGTGTCGAAATCGTCGTACAGCGCCTTCCGACCGGCGCGGATTTCGTCCTGCTGTGCGCGGGAGGCGATGCGGTCGCGGGCGGCGAAGAACGTCTCGGGGTCGAAACCGTACGTGTCGGCGACGGTGGTCAGGCTCTCGGGCGTCACGCCGAACGTCATCGCGTCTACGTGGTCTTCGCGGGGGTCGTCGACGCCGCAGTCGGCGAATGCCTCGCGCGCCGCGCGTTCGAGCACGGTGAACTCGACGAGACTCACTAACACCCCGTCGTTGTCGAAGATGATTGCGTCGTACACTATCGTGAACTGACGACCGAGATGTCAAAAATCATCCGCCGTTCGAGCGGTGTCGACGTACCGCCCCCGAACTCACCGACAAACGAATCTTTTAGCGCCTCGCGGCCAACCGTTTTCGCGATGGCGAAGTCCACAACGGTCGGTATCGACTGGGAGGGACGATGACCCGCACCGTCTGTATCGTCGGTGCGGGTGCCGCGGGCGTCGGCGCGGCGTACGCGCTCGGAGACGCCGATGTAGACGTGACGATTCTGGAGAAGAGCCGCGGGGTCTGCGGACGGGCGGCGACGCGCCGCCGGAACGGCTGTCGGTACGACCACGGCGCGAACTACCTGAAAGACGCCGACGAGCGCACCGTCGAGCTCGTCGAAGACCTCGGTGGCGACGGACTCGTCGCCTTCGACGACCCGGTGTGGACGTTCGACGCTGACGGACGGGTGTCGGAATCCGACCGCGACCCGGAGACGAAGTACACGTGGGAAGACGGCGTCACGCAACTCGCCAAGCGTCTGCTCGCGCGGGCCGAGACGGAAGTGCGCCGGGAGACGCGCGTCGAGCGCATCCAGCGCGGCAGCGGCCGCGAACACGTCGACGAGGACGCCAACGGCGACCGATGGTACCTGGTCGACACCGACGGCGGGTCGCACGGTCCCTTCGACGCGGTCGTACTGACACCGCCCGCCCCGCAGACCGCTGGACTCCTCGCGGAGACGAAGTGGCACAGCGAACATCTCCCGGCGCTGCGCGAAGCCGTCGGGGCGGTGCGCTACCGGACGATTCACTCGGTGATGCTCCATTATCCATTCGAGGTGGACGTCCCCTACTACGCGCTCGTCAACACGGACAGCGAGCACGATATCGGGTGGCTCTCGCGCGAGGAGTGCAAACGCGGGCACGTCCCCGACGGCGAGAGTCTCCTCGTGGTACAGATGGCCCCGCACTGGTCCGAGCAGCACTACGACGACCCGCTTTCGGAGACGGCCGACGCCGTCGCCGCGAAGGTGGCGGAGTTGATGGACGACGACCGACTCACCGAGTTCGACTGGACCGACGACCAGGGCTGGCGCTACGCGCAACCGAACTCGGGCGCGAACGAGGAGATTCTCCGCCGCGGCGAGTCGGATGGGCTGTTCTTCGCGGGCGACTGGGTCGCCGGCGAGGGCCGCGTCCATCTGGCGCTGTGGAACGGCGTCGGGGTGGGTGAGCGGATCGGGGAGTCGCTCTGAGCGCTCCGCCGACTACTCGCTTCCGACCCCTTCGTGTATCTTCTCGCCGCGCTGTAACCGCGAGGCGATGGTGAACGTCTGCTCGCGCTCGCGGCGCGTCGGGAAGTGCGCCGCCAGGTAGCGCGCGACGGCGACGACGAGCGTCCGGACCTCCTCGGGTGAGCCCTCCCGCTCGTCAATCTGTGCGAATCCGGCTTCGAGCGCCTGGTACGTGTGGAACCCGGCGTCCTCGCGGAGTAGTGCCTCGCCGAGTCGCTCTCGGAGCGTCGACAACTCGCCGCCGGCGTCGAGGTAGTGCGCCGCGGCGCGACCGGCGTCGTTCACCTCGCCCTCCATCTCGAACGTCATCCGGAGGTCGCCCAGCAGTTCGTCGGGGTCGGCGCTCTCGGCCCCGCGCTCGGGAATCGGCGCGGCGGGCGTGTTGAGGAATCGGTCGAGGTAGACGTTGACCGCCGCGTCGAACACGCCTCTGTACAGTTCCGGCGCGTCGGTGCGCTGGCTCGCCTGATGGACCGCGTTCGCGTACGTGAACGTGTGGTGGACGGTGTTCCAGTCGGAGAACTCGTTGGCCGTCGAGAACTGCGCGACGCGCGTCGCGGCGGCGTAGGCGACCGCCCGGGCGAGTTGCTCGACGGTCGCGCCCGCTCGAATCGCGTCTTCGAGCGATGAGACGACGCGTTCGGGGTCGTCGTCGCGGAGCGTCTCGGTGAACCCGTCGGGTTCGGTCCACTCCTTCCCGTCGCCTTCGGCGCGTAGGTCGTCCAATCGGGCAAACGAATCGTCGAGCATCCCCGCGAGATCGACGGGCTGGCGCCACGAGGAACGCTCCTCGCTGCGCGCGGCGGTGGCGAGGCCGTCGACCAGACTCGGGAGGAGGTGCTCGGCGTGGTCCCACCCGATGTGGTCGAGCGACTCGCACGCTTTGTTGACGAAGTCCATCGTGTGCCCCGTGTCGAGATAGCGGTGGTCGGTCGCCGCCGAGACGAGGATATCGGTCAGCTCCGCCTGCGTCGCGCCGGCGGCGATAGCCGTCCGGAGACAGCGCTCCGCGCCGTCGGCGTCGCGAACCTCGATGCAGTCGCGGAACCACGACTTCAGCCGCGAATGCGGCAGGTCGCGCGCCTCGAACGACTCCTGGTCGAACTTCGGCGGTTGGTTCGCGCAGTCGGCGGCGACGTGGACGAGTCCCTGATACAGCGCGCGCTTCTCGTCCTCGTCACGAAGCGCCGGAAGCACGTTCGCCATCGCCGCGAGAATGGTCAGTCCGGAACTCCACCCGCCCTCACGGTAGCGCGTGCCGAACAGGACGCCCGTCTCTACCTGTTCGCTCGGGTCGACGCCCGCGTCGACGAGGCTGATTGCGGATTTCGCGAGGACGAGTCGGAGATTCTGTTCGAGACCGTCCTCGAGACGGTTCGCCCAGTGGTCGGCGGGCGGGTCGTCGCGCGTCGGCCGCGGGTCGACGTACACTGTTCCGTCGCGCAGTTCGACGGGGTAGCTCTCGACGTCGTCGGCCCACGGGTCGAACGTGTCGCCGCAGGAGAGTTCGAACCGGGCGTGGTGCCAGTGGCAGGTGAGGATACCGTCCTCGACGCTGCCCTCGGTCAAAGGAAAGCCCATGTGCGGGCATCGGTTGTCGACGGCGCGGACTTCGCCCTCGTGGTGGAACAACGCGATTGCCCGCCCCTGCACGTTCACGAGTTTTCGGCCCGCATCGGCCAGTTCACCTTCGCTTCCGACTTCGACGAGTTCGGACCCGGCGTCCGGCGTGTCGGTACTCATGAGAGACGGTGACGTGTACCAGACACAAAACCGTTCGCTGGAGCGGATTTTTGCAATCGTTCTGTCACGACCC from Haloprofundus halobius includes:
- a CDS encoding HAD family hydrolase; translated protein: MVYDAIIFDNDGVLVSLVEFTVLERAAREAFADCGVDDPREDHVDAMTFGVTPESLTTVADTYGFDPETFFAARDRIASRAQQDEIRAGRKALYDDFDTVRSLDHPLGIVSSNQQATVDFVLSHFGVTDLFETAYGREPIPESVTRKKPSTHYVDKALADLDAENALFVGDSATDVLAAHNAGLDSVFIRREHRADYLLDVEPTYEIETLTGLLDIDGVAVTDPAPQSSAFDGGTGA
- a CDS encoding NAD(P)/FAD-dependent oxidoreductase; its protein translation is MTRTVCIVGAGAAGVGAAYALGDADVDVTILEKSRGVCGRAATRRRNGCRYDHGANYLKDADERTVELVEDLGGDGLVAFDDPVWTFDADGRVSESDRDPETKYTWEDGVTQLAKRLLARAETEVRRETRVERIQRGSGREHVDEDANGDRWYLVDTDGGSHGPFDAVVLTPPAPQTAGLLAETKWHSEHLPALREAVGAVRYRTIHSVMLHYPFEVDVPYYALVNTDSEHDIGWLSREECKRGHVPDGESLLVVQMAPHWSEQHYDDPLSETADAVAAKVAELMDDDRLTEFDWTDDQGWRYAQPNSGANEEILRRGESDGLFFAGDWVAGEGRVHLALWNGVGVGERIGESL
- a CDS encoding Rieske (2Fe-2S) protein, whose amino-acid sequence is MSTDTPDAGSELVEVGSEGELADAGRKLVNVQGRAIALFHHEGEVRAVDNRCPHMGFPLTEGSVEDGILTCHWHHARFELSCGDTFDPWADDVESYPVELRDGTVYVDPRPTRDDPPADHWANRLEDGLEQNLRLVLAKSAISLVDAGVDPSEQVETGVLFGTRYREGGWSSGLTILAAMANVLPALRDEDEKRALYQGLVHVAADCANQPPKFDQESFEARDLPHSRLKSWFRDCIEVRDADGAERCLRTAIAAGATQAELTDILVSAATDHRYLDTGHTMDFVNKACESLDHIGWDHAEHLLPSLVDGLATAARSEERSSWRQPVDLAGMLDDSFARLDDLRAEGDGKEWTEPDGFTETLRDDDPERVVSSLEDAIRAGATVEQLARAVAYAAATRVAQFSTANEFSDWNTVHHTFTYANAVHQASQRTDAPELYRGVFDAAVNVYLDRFLNTPAAPIPERGAESADPDELLGDLRMTFEMEGEVNDAGRAAAHYLDAGGELSTLRERLGEALLREDAGFHTYQALEAGFAQIDEREGSPEEVRTLVVAVARYLAAHFPTRREREQTFTIASRLQRGEKIHEGVGSE